A DNA window from Theobroma cacao cultivar B97-61/B2 chromosome 5, Criollo_cocoa_genome_V2, whole genome shotgun sequence contains the following coding sequences:
- the LOC18600208 gene encoding calcium-transporting ATPase 12, plasma membrane-type gives MSLRCRKPGEPAMPDADDTPVAKRQQRRWRTVFAAIYSARILVSLYKKVINDKQILRTLSYIAIDIHEHDSSDHHLPSLWVDQKTLTEMVREKNLENLRKLGGVKKIAVSLETDEKDGISGNEADLTHRMDVFGANRYQKPPIKSLLSFIFEAFKDTTIIILLVCAILSLGFGIKQHGVEDGWHDGGSIIFAVFLVVVISAVSNFKQNRQFEKLSNESSDIRVDVVRDGRRQFISVFEVVVGDVVCLKIGDQIPADGLFLDGHSLKVDESSMTGESDHVEINGNNNPFMLSGTKVTDGFGFMLVTSVGMNTAWGKMMSSINRDLDEETPLQARLNKLTSYIGKIGLTVAILVLAVLLIRYFTGNTKDDKGNKEYIRGKTKLDSTMNSVVNIISAAITIVVVAIPEGLPLAVTLTLAYSMKQMMADHAMVRKLSACETMGSATTICTDKTGTLTLNEMKVTEFWLGNECMKDSMSTEIAPNVHELLQQAIALNTTGTVYKPNSRSLPEISGSPTEKAILSWAVLDLGMNVDNPKQDYDLIQVAVFNSAKKRSGVLIRRKNESATHTHWKGAAEMIVAMCSQYYDRGGMVKVMDDEERTEIGKIIQNMAAKSLRCIAFAHTKIPEDNEQVLGESRLTLVGLVGLKDPCRPGVRRAVESCIDSGVNIKMITGDNVFTAKAMAIECGILQPHEDVNEAVIEGIEFRNYSPEERMEKINKVRVMARSSPFDKLLMVQCLKQKGHVVAVTGDGTNDAPALKEADIGLSMGIQGTEVAKESSDIVILDDNFTSVMTVLRWGRCVYNNIQKFIQFQLTANVAALVINFIGAISSGEVPLTAVQLLWVNLIMDTFGALALATERPTDDLMTKPPVGRSKPLISNIMWRNLIAQALYQVAVLLTLQFRGKSVFGVDERVKNTLIFNTFVFCQVFNEFNARKLEKKNIFKGLHKNKLFLGIIGITIILQVVMVEFLKRFANTQRLNWGQWGSCIGLAALSWPIGWLVQWIPV, from the coding sequence ATGTCTTTGAGATGTCGTAAACCTGGTGAACCAGCCATGCCTGATGCAGATGACACCCCAGTGGCAAAACGTCAGCAGCGAAGGTGGCGAACGGTTTTTGCAGCCATATATTCTGCCAGGATTCTTGTTTCTTTGTACAAGAAAGTTATTAACGATAAGCAGATCTTGCGTACTCTATCCTATATTGCCATTGATATCCATGAACATGACTCAAGCGATCATCACCTACCTTCTCTCTGGGTTGATCAAAAAACACTCACTGAGATGGTAAGAGAGAAGAACCTTGAGAACCTACGTAAACTTGGAGGAGTGAAAAAGATTGCTGTAAGTCTTGAAACTGATGAGAAGGATGGCATCAGTGGCAATGAGGCTGATCTTACACACAGGATGGATGTCTTCGGTGCCAACAGGTATCAGAAACCACCTATCAAAAGCCTTCTTAGCTTTATTTTTGAAGCTTTTAAGGATACCACCATTATCATACTCCTGGTTTGTGCAATACTCTCTCTGGGCTTTGGCATTAAGCAGCATGGCGTAGAGGACGGATGGCATGATGGTGGGAGTATTATCTTCGCTGTCTTTCTAGTTGTTGTCATATCTGCTGTCAGTAACTTTAAGCAAAACAGACAATTCGAGAAACTTTCAAATGAGAGTAGTGATATAAGAGTGGACGTAGTAAGAGATGGACGCCGCCAATTTATATCAGTCTTTGAAGTTGTCGTGGGTGATGTTGTGTGCTTGAAAATTGGTGATCAAATTCCGGCAGATGGATTGTTCTTGGATGGACACTCTTTGAAGGTAGATGAATCTAGCATGACAGGGGAAAGTGACCACGTTGAGATCAATGGCAACAACAATCCTTTCATGCTCTCTGGTACAAAGGTGACCGACGGGTTTGGTTTTATGCTTGTCACTTCTGTTGGCATGAATACGGCATGGGGGAAGATGATGAGTTCCATAAACCGCGACTTAGATGAAGAGACTCCACTACAGGCTCGCCTCAACAAGCTAACTTCTTATATTGGGAAGATTGGATTGACAGTGGCTATACTTGTTCTTGCAGTTTTGCTCATCCGTTACTTCACTGGAAACACAAAAGATGACAAGGGAAACAAAGAATATATCCGGGGCAAGACCAAGCTAGACAGCACGATGAACTCAGTGGTGAACATTATTTCTGCAGCAATTACCATTGTGGTGGTAGCAATTCCAGAAGGCCTTCCTTTGGCGGTAACTCTGACTCTGGCTTATTCTATGAAGCAAATGATGGCTGATCATGCAATGGTCAGAAAGCTTTCTGCTTGTGAGACAATGGGCTCAGCCACAACAATCTGCACAGACAAAACAGGTACCCTtactttaaatgaaatgaaggtTACTGAGTTTTGGCTAGGAAACGAATGCATGAAGGATAGTATGTCCACAGAAATAGCACCTAATGTCCATGAGTTACTGCAACAAGCGATTGCTTTAAACACAACTGGTACTGTTTATAAGCCAAATTCTAGATCACTTCCTGAGATTTCTGGTAGTCCAACTGAGAAAGCAATACTCTCGTGGGCTGTATTAGATTTGGGCATGAACGTAGATAACCCAAAGCAAGATTATGATCTCATCCAAGTAGCAGTCTTCAATTCAGCGAAAAAGAGGAGTGGAGTTTTGATAAGGAGAAAGAATGAGAGTGCTACACACACACACTGGAAGGGTGCTGCTGAGATGATAGTGGCCATGTGCTCACAATATTATGATAGAGGTGGAATGGTTAAAGTCATGGATGATGAAGAAAGGACAGAAATCGGGAAAATCATTCAGAATATGGCAGCCAAAAGCTTGAGGTGCATAGCATTTGCACACACAAAGATTCCAGAAGACAATGAGCAGGTTTTGGGAGAAAGCAGACTTACCTTAGTAGGGCTGGTGGGTTTGAAAGACCCATGTCGTCCTGGTGTCAGAAGAGCTGTAGAATCTTGCATAGATTCTGGAGTAAACATCAAGATGATCACAGGAGACAATGTTTTCACAGCAAAAGCTATGGCAATTGAATGTGGCATTCTACAACCTCACGAGGACGTGAATGAAGCTGTAATTGAAGGTATAGAGTTCAGGAATTACTCACCAGAAGAGAGAATGGAGAAGATCAATAAAGTCCGTGTGATGGCCAGATCCTCACCATTTGACAAACTTCTGATGGTACAGTGTCTAAAGCAGAAAGGTCATGTTGTAGCAGTCACTGGGGATGGGACAAATGATGCACCAGCTTTGAAGGAAGCAGATATTGGACTTTCCATGGGAATCCAAGGAACTGAAGTTGCCAAAGAAAGCTCAGATATAGTCATCTTGGATGATAACTTCACCTCTGTGATGACAGTTTTAAGGTGGGGTAGGTGTGTCTACAACAACATTCAGAAATTTATTCAGTTTCAGCTCACAGCGAATGTAGCTGCCCTAGTCATCAACTTTATTGGAGCAATATCTTCTGGTGAAGTCCCACTGACTGCAGTCCAGCTGTTGTGGGTGAACCTAATAATGGACACTTTTGGGGCTTTAGCTTTGGCCACTGAGCGACCTACAGATGATCTAATGACAAAACCACCTGTCGGTCGATCCAAGCCCCTTATATCGAATATAATGTGGCGGAACCTCATCGCTCAAGCCTTGTATCAAGTTGCAGTTCTACTAACCCTTCAGTTCAGGGGAAAATCTGTCTTCGGTGTGGATGAGAGGGTCAAGAACACGCTCATTTTCAACACTTTTGTCTTCTGCCAAGTGTTCAATGAGTTTAATGCAAGGAAactagagaaaaagaatatattcAAGGGATTGCACAAGAACAAACTCTTTCTTGGGATTATTGGCATAACTATAATTCTTCAAGTGGTAATGGTGGAATTCTTGAAGAGGTTTGCTAACACTCAGAGGCTGAACTGGGGGCAATGGGGTTCTTGTATTGGATTAGCAGCTTTATCCTGGCCAATTGGCTGGCTAGTTCAGTGGATTCCAGTATGA